Below is a window of Vulpes vulpes isolate BD-2025 chromosome 14, VulVul3, whole genome shotgun sequence DNA.
tttatcttgaAACTATCTCAATTACAGAGAAAATTTGCAAGCCCCCTAATTtcctgaataattttttaaaagatttttattttaattctggtatagttatcatgtagtgttatattagtttcaggtttgtaatatagtgactcaacaattctatacatcacctggtgctcatcataagtgtactcttaaccttcacttatttcatctctctccctccacatCCCCAGCAGTAATCATTTGttttctacagttaagagtctgtttcgtagtttgtctctctctctgtcatttttttcttttgctcatttgttttgttttttaaattccatgtatggatgaaaccatatggtattgtctttctctgactgacttcacttaacattatattctctagctccatccatgttgcaaatggcaagatttcattttttaagggcaaatgatattccactgtatatgtaTAGCATGACGTCTTTATCCAccatggacacttgagctgcttccataatttagtaATTGTAAagaatgttgctataaacataggggtgtatgtatccctttgaattagcatttttgtattttttgagcaTATTCCCAGTAGAgtgattactagatcatagggtagttttatttttaactttttgaggaacctccatattgtttcctACAGCAGCTATActagtttgcactcccaccagcagtgcccaagggttcccttttctctacatccttgccaacacttgtttcttgtgtttttgactttagccattttgactggtgtgatgtggaatctcattgtggttttgatttgcatttctttgatgatgagtgacatcttttcatgtgtctgttggtcatctggatattgtctttggaaaaatgtctgttcatgtcttctgcctatttttaaattggatttttcattttgaggtgttgagttgtatcagcgctttatatattttagacactaaccctttatcagatatgtcatttgaagaTATATTCTCCCATtgagtaggctgccttttagtcttaattgtttccttcactgtgcagaaggtttttattttgatgcagtcccaatagtttatttttgcttttgtttcccttgccttaggagacatacctagaaaaatgttactacaGCCAATGTTAGAAAAactactgcctgtgctctcttcaaggatttttgtggtttcaggtctcacatttagctctttaatccattttgagtttatctttgtgtttggtgtaagaaagtggtccagtttcattcttttgcatgttgctgtccagttttcccaacaccatttattgaagacactgtctttttcccattcaatattctttcctgttttgttgaagattggTTGACCATAGAATTGTGGGTTTACTTAcggattttctgttctttttcattgatttatatgcctatttttgtgccagtaccgcactgttttggttactacatctttgtagtataacttgaagtctggaattgtgatgcctctagctttgcttttcttgtttaagatttctttggctatttgaggtcttttgtggttccatataaattttaggattatttgtttcagtTCTCTGAAAagtgctattggtattttgatagggattgcattaaatgtgtagttgCTTTGGGGTGTCTGGAttgctcagccagttaagcatctgtcttcagctcaggtcctgatctcaacgTTCTGGTATTGAACCCCATGTCgagttctctgctcagcagggagtctgcttcttcctcttgcaCTTCCTCTGTgttttatctccctctctcaaataaataaataaaaatctttttaaaaatatgtagttactttgggtagtatagatattttaataatacttattcttcAATTCATgggcatgaaatatctttccatttctttacgttgtcttcaatttctttcattgctgttttataGTATTAAAAGTATgggtcttttatctctttgattaattttatccctaggtattttattgtttttggtgcagttgtaagtgggattgttttcttaatttctctttctgctgtttcagtattaatgtatagaagtgcaacagatttctgtacattgattttgtatactgcaattactgaatttgtttatctgTTGCAGCAGTTTTTTTGCTGGAATCTCTAATGTTTTCTCTGTATAGTATCACCTcatctacaaataatgaaaattttactttttacttaccaatttggatgctttttaatttttttgttgcttttgtctgactgctgtggctaggacttccagtactatgttgaacagaggtggtgagagtggatattatcttgttcctgaccttaaacaaagggggaaagctttcagtttttttcccattgcGTAGATGTTCCCAGTGAGTTTTTCAagtaaggcctttattatgttgaagtatgttccttcttaacctactttgttgagggtttttttcatgATGTTTGTGATGACTTTTTGGGTGGTCAATCTGGGAAGTATAAGCTGAACTCCTTCATGTCCAGAACTTTCCCTTAATGGGCCCCTCACTACCAGCCTCATAGGCAGAGGCCCCCCAGGATGGGGGCTGATAGGTAGTTGGATAACTCTGCCTTGTATTGTGGGACGTAGTTGGCAAGTTCACTGGGGCCTCATATTAAGTACTTTCATTCAACTATGCTTCCTTTagttatcacttttatttttttaatctgtatacccaacatgagactcaaactcacaaccccaagattatgaGTCCAGTggtcttccaactgagccagctaggtgcccctccccctcagTTATTACTTAAAGGGAGAATTTTGGTTTCCATCTGCCATTCCTTGTCTTGGTTCTCAATTTTGTTATAATTCAGAGGGGGAAGAGAAATGATTTATTGGATTTCCCACTGACCCCGTAGTCTTAGTAAAATGTTTTCTGGTTCTTTCCATGCTTGATTTGGGCTAAATCTGTGCACCTGTCCCCCATTTAGCATGTGTCTGACCCCCAAAACCTGACATATATCTAGCTAGTTGTGCAGATTTTACTGCACAGGGGGTGGGGCTCGATAGAGGCTGATGTGGTTTAAACAGGCGTGAAGGAAAGACAGAATTTTGATGGAAATAGAGGGCAGATTGCACAAACCTAGAGGCAGGAAGTTCAAGGAATGTTCAGGAGGGAAGTGTAAAACCATCTGGTCTCCAGGGCTTCTATAGGTACATGATGAAAGAAAAGTCTGGAGAGATAGACAGGGATCATCAACTGGTGATATTTCTCTTCATCTCAAAGTCATCAGtatctttgctcattttccttTGCTTGCTCTTTGTTGGACAGGAGCAAGGATCCTCTATGCCTCTTTGAGGCCCACCTTCCCTTTCCCACTAGTTCCAGCAGGATCTTGTTTCCTTTTGTATCTCATCTCCTGAGAAGAGCTAACCTTGAAAAGCATGTATCTGTGCCAGACACTTTCTACGGATTATCTCACTTCATCCTTACAGCAAAAGCCTTGGCACTTGTTTGCTGTTGTCCTCACTTTGTGGTGGAGAGACAGAAATACCACATGGATGGGCAGCTTGCCCAGGGTCCTACTGCTGGGATCAAAACCCAGGCTGGAGGGAAGTTCCTAGCTGCACTATAGCTTCCTCCCATTTCCCTTGCATTTTCCTGCTCATTTTCTACTTCCCTTCTGTATATTAGTGTGTTCATGCCTCCCTTCTCCTAAGAAACACTTCTTTCCATTGTCCTGTCTCCTTACTTTCCTTCCTGATTCTCTCCCACCCTTTCCAGTGGAATCTTTTGAAGGGTCTGCTTAGGGCCAATGCTTTGCTGCCATCGCTGACACTTTGCTTCTGAAAGATGCAGCACACATTAATGGCATTTGTCTGGATTCCCACTTTGGCAGTTATTCTGAAGCTCAGACTCTTTTGACCAttcctcttccttccattccATCTTAGAGTCTGTCTTGGGATTGCAATTGAGATGTTGGCCAAGGGCCAGTCATCTGAAGGTTTGAGTAGGTCTGGAGGATCTGCTTACAAGACGTCTCACTCATGTGGCCATAGGCAGGAGGCCTGAGTCCCTCAACTCATAAACCTGTCTGTAGAACTGCTGGGGTGTCCTCACAATATGGCAGTGGTCTCACCTAGAGTGAGCAATTCCAGAGAGAGCAGATAGGAAGTTGTAATGTGTTTTGACTGTGTGAACATATTGTAAAACCACTACATGTCTCTTTCTTGGGCAGTTTCAATAGTTTGCattgtatatttatgtgtatgtttttctctCCTAAGCTAAACTGCTTTCTAGacatacttatttttctttgtgtgttcttttttatgtggtaaaaaataaatgacataaaatttaccattttaaccatttttaaatgtgcagttAAGGGCCATTAAGTATGTTCGCATTGttctgcaaccatcaccactgtccagTCTTCAGCACTTTTTTTAtcttcttgggtgcctgggtggctccatcggttaagtgtctagctgttggtttcagctccggttgtgatctcatgggtcgtgggattgagccttgcattgggctctgcactcagtggggagtctgcttaaagattttctccctctgccccttccacctgCCTGCAcacttcctttctctctaaaataaataaatgaatctttaaaaaaaaaaaaaaagaactttttatctTCCTACACTGAAACTATGCGCCCATTAAACAggaattctctatttctttcctcctttcagcccctggcaaccactattctttttttctgtttctgtggatttgactattttaggtacttaatataagtggaatcatacactatttgtccttttgtgtctagctgatttcacttagcatagtgtcttctttttttaaatttttatttatttatgatagttacagagagagagagagagagaggcagagacacaggtagagggagaagcaggctccatgcactgggagcctgacatgggactcgatcccaggtctccaggatcgcgccctgggccaaaggcaggcgccaaaccgctgtgccacccagggatcccagcatagTGTCTTCTATATTGTAGcatgtagggggatccctgggtggcgcagcggtttagcacctgtctttggcccagggcgcgatcctggagacccaggatcgagtcccgcatcgggctcccggtgcatggagcttgcttctccctctgcctgtgttgtatctctgtctctctctctctctctctctctctctctctctctctctctgtgactatcataagtaaataaaaaaattaaaaaaaaaataaatatattgtagcatgtataggaatttcattcctttctaagactgaataatattccattgtgggtttaccacattttaaaaaacatataagtgtttttattatttttaaaaatttaattccagtagagttaacatacagtgttatattagtttcaggtgtacaatatagtaatccAACAAGTCTATATATCACCCAGTACTCACAatgacaagtacactccttagtccccatcacctatttcccccatctctccacctacctcctctctggtaaccatcaacttttttttctataaagattctttttttttttaatatttatttatgatagtcacagagagagagagagagacagagacatagacagagacagagacacaggcagatggagaagcaggctccatgcaccgggagcccgacgtgggattcgatcccgggtctccaggatcgcgccctgggccaaaggcaggcgccaaaccgctgtgccacccagggatccccaacttttttttctatagttaagagtctatttcttgatttatctctgtcttttttcctttgcttcttttataccacattttctttatctgttaatatgttgatagacacttgagttgtttccatctcttggctgttgtgaagaatgatgctatgaacatggatgtcCCAATATCTGTACAAGTGCCTGCTTTCACTTATTTCGGGTATGTACCCAGGAGTGTtactgctggatcatatagtaatccTATGGCTAATTTTTAGAGGAGCtgccatactgtttcccacaatAATGTACCATTCTCCACTCCCGCCAGCAGTACACAAGGGTTTGgctctctccacatcctcctcaGCACCTGTTTTCCATCTGTGTGTATTGTTAACAATGCCAGCCCAGGGCTTTCCATGATCGATGCTCAGCAAATATGTTGAGGGGATGGATATGATGGCAAACTTGAGGATCCTTGATACTCACATTGTCCAAATTCTTGTAGAACTTTTGGTGAAATTTAGTGAGGAAAAGATCTCAGGAATTCTGGAACATTTCCTCAGAACACCTGACACCTAGAAAAGTGTTATCCTGATGATAATGCTGATGGTGAATTGTGGGGAGCCCTTCCTGCCTGTGGTGAGCTGCCTCTCCTTTCTACAATGATGGCTAATTGTTGCCAGATAAAGATGTGGATCCAAGGTTGTGGATTCTTCCATGCATACAAAAAGCCACAAATCTGGATCTTAAAATGTGAACATGTACGTCAGTAGCTGTGGCAGATTGCATTATCAGTCCCAGTTTTTCTTGTCTCCCTGCCTCTTGCCCTGTCATGGCCTCTTCAGGGGTAGAGCGTGCTTCCCCAACCTTTGACTTTGCGCCTAGCTCTGAAGAGTTGCTTTTGCTGCTGGTTCATGGACAACAGTGGCATTGAGTCAGGGCCAAGTCTGGGCCTTTCTAACTTGCTGCTCTTGTACTTCTGCCATTACCACAGGAGGGACATGCCTGGCTGGCCCATTGGTTGCAGACAGAAGGTGGGAGATATGTGTCTAGTAGAGCAGCCTAGCCAGTCTCAGCCCAGGGCAGCACACCCCAGCCACCCAAAAGACATTTGAGAAATAACCATTTAATGTTATATGCTGCTAAAATTTTGAGGTGGTTTATTTTGACACATAATATAGCAAGAGTTAATGGATATAAGAACTAATTAAAGCTTAAAGTTATGTATTATAGTGCAGTAATAGCAACTGATAGATATAggaactaataaaagaaaaaagatgcagtATTTCAGGTTTGGCTTGTGCCCTCTGCTGTAGACAGAGCTCATACCAGTAGCAATGTGGATCTGCccatgcctcttttttttttttttttttttacatctttttgtttttaaagccagacttattgaggtataatttacacatttaaatgcATCCTTTTTAGTACATAGTtctggattttgacaaatgtatacaatTGTGTAACTACCACCATTCTCCCATCATTCTCCCGTACccccacacaaaaaaattattccctttgTAGACAAACTCACTTTCTACCCCCAATAcactggtcatttttttttttttttttgcagttttgcCATTTTTAGAAGGTCATatgagtagaatcatacagtatgtcaTCCTTTGAATCTGGCTTACCATAATGCATCTGAAGTTCATTTGTGTTGTGGAGTGATTCAGGAGATTATTCCTTTGGGTTGCCAAATAGTGTTCCATTCTATAATTATGCCAATTAGGTTATCTAATCTTCAGTTGATGAACAGAAGATAAGGACCTAAGAAAAGATttggattttctcctgtgtttttgcTTTAATGGACAATGCTTCTGGGAATActtattatatattcttctatttctcttgCATAAATACCCAAGAGGAGAACCTATGAGTTGTGTGCTGAGTGTATGTTTGACTTTTACCACCCTACTAAGCAGTCTTCCACAGCAATGGCAGCATTTTGCACTTCCACCAATCCTGCCACAGGAGCTCCAGTTGctccacagccttgccaacacttgccATTGTCAGTCATTCCAGTATTAGTGAGTTTGATGGGTGGGAAGTGTTGTCTCATTGTGTTTAAATTTGCATGTCCTTGGAGActcatgatgttgagcacctttccatgtgtatgttggccattCATACTGGACTTCCTTTAATGGTAGAAATACTTATAAAAGATCGAATCGCATAAAAAGGACACATGTGGACTTAGAACTGTGTTCCCATTCGACATGCTGAGGCAGGAGTGGCAACCTAGTTGGGGAGCTGTGTGAATAATTCAGAAGGAACAACCCTGCCCTGAGGAAAAGCAGATATGGGTAGTTGGTGATGATGGGGCTCAGTTTGCTTTTGGTGACTCACAGCAATTTTATCAAGGATTTCTCACctcttcatttaaaattcttcatgCAGATGTCTATACCAGGTGGCCTCAGGGTAAAGTCTTGGTAGTGGGAGCCACTGGATTTTGTTTAACTGCTCCATGTTAATCATACCAGCTCATCCATCAGGTACCAAAGGAAATATACCataccagatcttttttttttttttttaaacctgactACACtgcttactagttgtgtgactttgggtaagtcaCTCCATTTCTCcttgcctcggtttccccatctgtaaaatgggaataaaaagagTACCTACTTCAGCGGGTTATAATAAAGGTTAAAAGTGTTAACACATGTACAATGCCTTCAACAGTACCTCGGCTCAGAATAAAGGCCATGTTGTTATATACAATTATCATGTGAGGCTAGCAGCATCTTCTATTGATCTTAGGGATATTCCTTTCCCCCtactctctcactgtgtctctgaaGCTTTCTGATGCAAGTCCTGGTGCTGATTCTTTTTCCAGtaagcatttttttccaaaagcatttccTGTTCCACCAGCAGCCAGGTAATGCCAAATCTAGCATCAGGATTTGTGCCTTAAGGATTATCCACTTTTAAAGGAATCAGAATAGCTGCTCTGAGTTAGGATTATTACTGGGATAGACAGAGTTCATATCACCAAAGAACCTTCTGGAGCCATTTTCTCTTATTCCCAACATAGGGACCAGAACTTTCTGGGCTTATGAGACCAACATCCCTGATTGGTTTGGGGTGGTGTTGGTGTGGATCTGCCTCACAATTACCTGAGACCTCATCCTATGTCACATTTTAGTATCTGTTTGGCCAATAAGACTGCAGCACACACACCAGCCTCATTACCTATTTGGGCCTTACCTTTGATGTCACAATCTGACTTGTGGATATTAATCTGGCTACAGCTGCTCACAAACCAGACGGCAAGGTCAAGAGGACCAGCACAGTAAGATGTGGAAGAGAATCGACCATCAACACAAGATCAAAGCAGGGGATGGACCTCAGGCAGGCCAGTTCAAGGAACTGGGTGCAGCTCGGGAACCTGCTGTGCCACACCCTCTAGAGCTGTCAGAATTCCAGAGCTTCCCTGTGTTTGAGGACATTAGCCATCACATCAAAGAGGTGGGGGCCCAACTGGTAAAGAAAGTCAATGCCATCTTTCAGCTAGACATCACCAAAGATGGGAAGATCATTCTGCAGTGGACCATTGATCTGAAGAATGGTTCTGGAGACATGTATCCAGGATCTGCCAGGCTCCCAGCAGACACTGTCTTCACAATCCCAGAACCTGTCTTTATGGAGTTGGTTTTGGGCAAGATGAACCCTCAGAAGGCTTTCCTTGCCGGCAAGTTCAAAGTGAGTGGCAAAGTTCTGCTTGGCCAGAAGCTGGAGAGGGTTTTCAAAGACTGGGCTAAATTTTAAGCATGTAAAATACCAAGGAAATGATCAGAACTTCTCTCCGATTATAATGTTGATTGGAAATCATGCTTAAGctgaagattaaaacaaaaaatacccaaTATTTTTACTCAAATTCTTCCTGTTCAAGTTTGATTAATTTTCCTGCTGATGTGTTAATTTTCAGTAAGGGTTCTAGAGCAGTAAAGAGTGTTGGAGTGTATCACctaaaatctttgtctttttcttttttttttagattcatgtATACTATAACATGCTAGTTTGAAAGCCACACATAGAGAAATGGGTGGTTTTGACATTCGTATTTAAATGCTTTCATGATTGAgttcctaagtttttttttttttttttttttgtgctttgggAAAGAAGTGCCAACCATTATTGTGTTGGTTTGCATTCCATTTGGTAACTTGGTTCTTTGAAGAGATTTTACATTTGCAGAGCTCTAACAGGGTAGGCTCCACAGCTATGTGGGTGGAACAAGGCCTAGAGGGGATGAGTTCTTTGTGTATCATGACTTTGGATGGATTTAATTCCAAGAGAATCCAAAGGCTTAGAAGATGTTCTAGGCTACTGGATCATAAACTAGAGCATGCATCACAACACCTGTAAGGATAGTGAAAGCTCAGGTTGCTGGGCTCCACCTCAGCGTTTCAATGCTATAGGTCTGGGCTGGGGAGAacgtgcatttctaacaagttcccaggtgatgctgatgggATCACCCCTGCCGAGCACCTGCCCTAGTTCATGTTGCAGCTTTCAGTATTGGTCAAAAGTATTCTGTTCTAGACAAATGAGATGTCACCATTATTTAAATGATATGTTGCTATCATTTAAAGGATCTCCTGGAATCTCATCCTCGCATGGGCCCTTTCTGAAGTGTCAGGAGCTTGTGCTCTGAGCGTGTTACAAAACAATAGGTCATCCTGGGAGATACTCCCTTCTGGGAGCCCTGTTCATACATTAGGAGGACTTAAATGAAGCCAGCTGCAGCCTGATGTGACCTCTGTGGGTGAGTGTGATGCTTGTTCCCGTGTGACCTGTGCATACCTTTACCTTGTATACCTTTATACTCTGAAACCCACATGGAAGGGATTCCTTAAAACAGCCATACTCAAAACACATACCTACCAAATGATCCAGCTATTCCATTCTCAGGTATTTTCCCAGGAAGAAAGCAGGCATAGGTACAAGTACAAAAATTTGTACGTGAGTATTCACAGTAGCTGTATTTGTGATAGTTCCAGACCGTAAATAaaccagatgtccatcaataggtgaatggatgaacCAGTGGTGCTGTGTCATACTCTGGAGTACTACTTGGCAATAAAAGGGAAGGAATTATTGTACATACAACAGCATAGGCAAATGTCAGATTATGCTGAGCGGAAGAAACCAGGGAAAACCAAGTATGGACTGTGTGGTTCTATTTATGTAAACTAGAAAACCCACACACGGGActgaaagatcagtggttgccaagagacagggatggggagtggggagggttgGGAGGAGGGATTATAATTGACTATGAGGAAGCTTAGGGGTGATGGATACatttcattatcttgattgtagtgatggtttcaTAGGTGTATGTATAGGTAAAACATCAAGTTGTATACTTTACATACCCATGGGCAGCTCATTATGTGTCAGTCACTCAGCATCACTGGAAAACCTGCCACATAGTGCAGACTTTATAAAGAAGATTTAAAGCTCTATGTCTTTCTCAGCATGAATCCTCTGACCTCATCGTGTGCCTACCTGTCCAAGCTGTTACTGATTTCGATGGCTCTGCAGAGGCCTTCCTAAGTTCCCCCTGTCAGAAAAAGGTAGAGTCGAGGCTTGTTGCTAACAAAATCTCtctcagaggaaaacaaagaggCCCTTTGTTTAGTCCATGTTCAATTCTGTGGGAAGGGACTGAGGGTCCCTTACTGGGGGTTTATGAGTGGGGACATGGAGCACTCCCTGGTATCTTTCCTCATCTGGTCATTAGATGTATGATATGTGTGGTGCTCCTGCTAATGTCCCTGCCCAGGGGAGCAGTGGGCATCTCAGAATCTTCAGATTGATGCtgagtactcttttttttttaatttattattttttattggaggtcaatttgccaacatatagcataacacccagtgctcatcccgccaagtgcccccctcagtgcccatcacccagtcaccc
It encodes the following:
- the SCP2D1 gene encoding SCP2 sterol-binding domain-containing protein 1, with translation MWKRIDHQHKIKAGDGPQAGQFKELGAAREPAVPHPLELSEFQSFPVFEDISHHIKEVGAQLVKKVNAIFQLDITKDGKIILQWTIDLKNGSGDMYPGSARLPADTVFTIPEPVFMELVLGKMNPQKAFLAGKFKVSGKVLLGQKLERVFKDWAKF